One window from the genome of Saimiri boliviensis isolate mSaiBol1 chromosome 2, mSaiBol1.pri, whole genome shotgun sequence encodes:
- the PHPT1 gene encoding 14 kDa phosphohistidine phosphatase, giving the protein MAAAGLAHIPDVDIDSDGVFKYVLIRVHSAPRSGAPAAESKEIVRGYKWAEYHADIYDKVSGDMQKQGCDCECLGGGRISHQSQDKKIHVYGYSMAYGPAQHSISTEKIKVKYPDYEVTWANDGY; this is encoded by the exons ATGGCGGCGGCCGGTCTCGCTCACATTCCTGACGTGGACATCGACTCGGATGGCGTCTTCAAGTACGTGCTGATCCGAGTTCACTCGGCTCCGCGCTCCGGAGCTCCGGCTGCGGAGAGCAAGGAGATCGTGCGGGGCTACAAGTGGGCGGAGTACCATG CGGACATCTACGACAAAGTGTCGGGCGACATGCAGAAGCAGGGCTGTGACTGTGAGTGTCTGGGCGGCGGGCGCATCTCCCACCAGAGCCAGGACAAGAAGATTCACGTGTACGGCTACTCCATG GCCTATGGTCCTGCCCAGCACTCCATTTCCACTGAGAAAATCAAAGTCAAGTACCCCGACTACGAGGTCACCTGGGCTAATGACGGCTACTGa
- the AJM1 gene encoding apical junction component 1 homolog, with translation MTRTDPPDLLVSTVYQDIKVAAPGPASRRPPCERSVARPAEPAPFNKRHCRSFDFLEALDGPAEETMPEPPPPEPAVSRARTREAEPRRRARSKSAPRAPPGLTPAPASSPVLPRRGREAQREAQRAARAEASPRREPAYPALRALANELHPIKLQPQRGGPGRIAPLCAAAGRCAPPEPPAGPAPHVRCRLDIKPDDAVLQHAARSSRSYAPAEAASWARPAPQFHGLTVPGPRHMALSRTPTPSDSYCADPRALYCDGPLPGPRDYAERRSLPFTTPPGPTQFFYTEESQGFRGSYAASPGPTFDAYCPRPYRPEELPGPSPRRVGGYYAGEVRTFPIQEPPSRSYYGEAPRAYGLHYGPRYVPEEPRAHHTARPFYTEDFGRYRERDVLARTYPHPRSSQAWADWGPRPYRTLQVAPPSDPDPLLASWHGGTGTSPPRLVTDSRHYSRSWDNILAPGPRREDPLGRGRSYENLLGREVREPRGASPEGRRPPVVVNLSTSPRRYAALSLSETSLTEKGRSSEGLGRNWYVTPEITITDNDLRAAERPSARAWELPGGRARPPPHAAPDGPTSGRQRSLEQLDELITDLVIDSRPPAGQASEPAADCLGPQLRRLLDSRPAGPGAPALAPPRSPPASAGSAEEPAAPGEAADASPEPSADEDDLMTCSNARCRRTETMFNACLYFKSCHSCYTYYCSRLCRREDWDAHKARCVYGRVGSVCRHVLQFCRDSGPVHRAFSRIARVGFLSRGRGVLFLGFPSPGSADNFLRFGLEGLLLSPTYLSLRELATHAAPLGSYARELAAAGRLYEPAECFLLSVSVAVGPGAAPPGTPALPVPAPRSHGPTVRKFAKVALAAGSPARPPPARSREPDMETLILTPPPGTAGLDQDGEAGRRAREVAFIHIQRELRLRGVFLRHEFPRVYEQLCEFVEANRRFTPTTIYPTDRRTGRPFMCMIMAASEPRALDWVASANLLDDIM, from the coding sequence ATGACCCGTACGGACCCGCCGGACCTGTTGGTGTCGACCGTGTACCAGGACATCAAGGTGGCGGCCCCGGGACCTGCATCCAGGCGCCCGCCATGTGAGCGATCCGTGGCCCGGCCTGCCGAGCCCGCGCCTTTCAACAAGCGCCACTGCCGCAGCTTCGACTTCCTGGAGGCGCTGGACGGGCCAGCAGAGGAGACCATGCCGGAGCCACCGCCCCCGGAGCCCGCCGTGTCACGCGCCCGGACCCGGGAGGCCGAGCCTCGCCGCCGCGCCCGCTCCAAGAGCGCGCCCCGCGCGCCCCCGGGCCTGACGCCCGCGCCCGCCTCGTCGCCGGTGTTGCCCCGCCGAGGGCGGGAAGCTCAGCGGGAAGCGCAGCGGGCGGCGCGGGCCGAGGCGTCGCCGCGCCGGGAGCCCGCGTACCCGGCCCTCCGCGCGCTCGCCAACGAGCTGCATCCCATCAAGCTGCAGCCGCAGCGGGGTGGCCCCGGCCGCATAGCGCCCCTGTGCGCCGCCGCGGGCCGCTGCGCACCGCCGGAGCCGCCCGCGGGACCCGCCCCCCACGTGCGCTGCCGCCTGGACATCAAGCCCGACGACGCGGTGCTCCAGCACGCCGCCCGGAGCTCGCGGTCCTACGCGCCCGCCGAGGCCGCCTCCTGGGCCCGCCCTGCCCCGCAGTTCCACGGCCTCACGGTGCCCGGGCCCCGCCACATGGCGCTGTCGCGCACCCCCACGCCCAGCGACTCCTACTGCGCAGACCCCCGGGCGCTCTACTGCGACGGGCCCCTGCCTGGGCCCCGGGACTACGCCGAGCGCCGCAGCCTGCCCTTCACCACCCCGCCGGGCCCCACCCAGTTCTTCTACACCGAGGAGTCGCAGGGCTTCCGGGGCAGCTACGCGGCCAGCCCCGGCCCCACCTTCGACGCCTACTGCCCCAGGCCCTACCGTCCGGAAGAGCTCCCCGGGCCCAGTCCCCGGCGCGTGGGCGGCTACTACGCGGGAGAAGTGCGCACCTTCCCGATCCAGGAGCCGCCCTCCCGCTCCTACTACGGGGAGGCTCCCCGAGCCTACGGCCTGCACTACGGGCCCCGCTACGTCCCGGAGGAGCCCCGGGCCCACCACACCGCCCGCCCCTTCTACACAGAGGACTTCGGGCGGTACCGCGAGCGCGATGTCCTGGCTCGGACGTACCCGCACCCGCGCAGCAGCCAGGCCTGGGCGGACTGGGGCCCGCGCCCGTACCGCACCCTGCAGGTGGCGCCGCCCTCGGACCCCGACCCGCTGCTCGCCTCCTGGCACGGCGGCACCGGCACCAGCCCGCCCCGGCTGGTCACCGACAGCCGCCACTACTCGCGCTCCTGGGACAACATTCTGGCCCCGGGGCCGCGCCGGGAAGACCCCCTGGGCCGCGGCCGCAGCTACGAGAACCTGCTGGGGCGCGAGGTGAGGGAGCCGCGGGGCGCGTCCCCCGAAGGCCGGCGCCCGCCCGTCGTGGTGAACCTGTCCACCTCGCCCAGACGCTACGCCGCCCTGTCCCTGTCCGAGACGTCGCTGACCGAGAAGGGGCGCTCGAGCGAGGGTCTGGGCCGCAACTGGTACGTGACGCCCGAGATCACCATCACCGACAACGATCTGCGCGCCGCCGAGCGCCCAAGCGCCAGAGCCTGGGAGCTGCCCGGGGGACGCGCGCGGCCGCCTCCCCACGCGGCCCCCGACGGCCCCACCTCTGGCCGCCAGCGCAGCCTGGAGCAGCTGGACGAGCTCATCACGGACCTGGTTATCGACTCGCGGCCCCCCGCCGGCCAGGCCTCGGAGCCTGCGGCCGACTGCCTCGGCCCCCAGCTGCGCCGCCTGCTGGACTCGCGGCCGGCGGGCCCCGGGGCCCCCGCGCTGGCGCCGCCACGCTCGCCCCCCGCCTCGGCCGGCAGCGCGGAGGAGCCCGCGGCCCCGGGAGAGGCGGCCGACGCGTCCCCCGAGCCCAGCGCCGACGAGGACGACCTGATGACCTGCTCCAACGCGCGCTGCCGGCGCACCGAGACCATGTTCAACGCCTGCCTCTACTTCAAGTCCTGCCACAGCTGCTACACCTACTACTGCTCGCGCCTCTGCCGCCGCGAGGACTGGGACGCGCACAAGGCGCGCTGCGTGTACGGCCGCGTCGGCAGCGTGTGTCGCCACGTGCTGCAGTTCTGCCGCGACAGCGGCCCGGTGCACCGCGCCTTCTCGCGCATCGCGCGCGTCGGCTTCCTGTCCCGCGGCCGCGGCGTTCTCTTCCTGGGCTTCCCGAGTCCCGGCTCCGCCGACAACTTCCTGCGCTTCGGCCTGGAGGGGCTGCTGCTGTCTCCCACCTACCTGTCGCTGCGCGAGCTGGCCACACACGCGGCGCCCCTGGGCAGCTACGCCCGCGAGCTGGCGGCCGCGGGGCGCCTCTACGAGCCGGCCGAGTGTTTCCTGCTCAGCGTGTCCGTGGCCGTTGGACCCGGCGCCGCGCCCCCGGGGACGCCCGCCCTGCCCGTGCCCGCGCCACGCAGCCACGGGCCCACGGTGCGCAAGTTCGCCAAGGTGGCGCTGGCGGCCGGCAGCCCCGCGCGGCCGCCCCCGGCGCGGAGCCGCGAGCCCGACATGGAGACGCTGATCCTGACGCCGCCGCCCGGCACGGCGGGCCTGGATCAGGACGGCGAGGCAGGCCGGCGCGCGCGCGAGGTGGCCTTCATCCACATCCAGCGCGAGCTGCGGCTGCGCGGCGTCTTCCTGCGCCACGAGTTCCCGCGCGTCTACGAGCAGCTCTGCGAGTTCGTCGAGGCCAACCGGCGCTTCACGCCCACCACCATCTACCCCACGGACCGGCGCACCGGCCGCCCCTTTATGTGCATGATCATGGCCGCCTCCGAGCCGCGCGCTCTGGACTGGGTGGCCAGCGCCAACCTGCTGGACGACATCATGTGA